The following coding sequences lie in one Arachis stenosperma cultivar V10309 chromosome 5, arast.V10309.gnm1.PFL2, whole genome shotgun sequence genomic window:
- the LOC130983162 gene encoding inositol-tetrakisphosphate 1-kinase 1-like isoform X2 gives MAEGEERGGEGKRRFRIGYALAPKKQQSFIRDSLVSLARSRGIDLVRVDTNLPLSEQGPFDCLLHKLYGDDWKRQLREFAAANPNAAVLDSPEAIERLHNRISMLQVVSELRIECRCSGETFGIPKQIVIYDKETLFDRQAWETLKFPVIAKPLVADGSAKSHKMALVFSHDGLNKLKPPIVLQEFVNHGGVIFKVYVVGERVRCVKRKSLPDVSEEKKVSDEVLSFSQVSNLAANQTIDDSYYEMMHLGDTEMPPLSFVTDIARGLRKKTEEDGTAGAIAEESAGSERCWQGCDDSRSIVSGSFCGDGDEGNLQVSSLGMEEKESSVQV, from the exons ATGGCGGAAGGAGAAGAACGAGGAGGAGAAGGGAAGAGGAGATTCCGCATAGGTTACGCGCTCGCACCGAAGAAGCAGCAGAGCTTCATCCGCGACTCGCTCGTTTCCCTCGCCCGCTCGCGCGGTATCGACCTCGTAAGGGTCGACACAAATCTACCATTGTCGGAGCAGGGTCCATTCGATTGCCTCCTCCACAAGCTATACGGCGACGACTGGAAGCGCCAGCTGAGGGAATTTGCGGCGGCGAACCCTAATGCGGCGGTTCTTGACTCGCCGGAGGCGATCGAGCGGCTCCACAACCGGATTTCGATGCTGCAGGTGGTTTCGGAGCTGAGAATCGAGTGCCGCTGCAGCGGTGAGACATTTGGAATCCCGAAGCAGATCGTGATCTACGACAAAGAAACACTGTTCGACCGGCAGGCGTGGGAGACGCTGAAGTTTCCGGTGATCGCTAAGCCGCTCGTCGCCGACGGCAGCGCCAAGTCGCACAAGATGGCGTTGGTGTTCAGCCACGATGGCCTCAACAAGCTGAAGCCACCGATCGTTCTGCAGGAGTTCGTTAACCACGGCGGCGTCATCTTCAAGGTGTATGTTGTCGGCGAGCGCGTGAGATGCGTGAAGAGGAAGTCCCTCCCCGACGTCTCCGAAGAGAAGAAGGTCTCGGACGAGGTCCTCTCGTTCTCTCAGGTGTCGAATTTGGCGGCGAACCAGACTATTGATGACAGTTACTACGAGATGATGCATTTGGGTGATACCGAGATGCCGCCGTTGAGCTTTGTCACGGACATTGCTCggggattgaggaag AAAACCGAAGAGGATGGCACAGCGGGTGCCATTGCGGAGGAAAGTGCCGGTTCGGAGAGGTGTTGGCAGGGTTGTGATGATTCAAGGTCCATTGTGAGCGGTAGTTTTTGTGGAGATGGGGATGAGGGTAACCTTCAAGTTTCAAGTCTTGGCATGGAAGAGAAAGAGAGTTCTGTTCAAGTATGa
- the LOC130983162 gene encoding inositol-tetrakisphosphate 1-kinase 1-like isoform X1 — MAEGEERGGEGKRRFRIGYALAPKKQQSFIRDSLVSLARSRGIDLVRVDTNLPLSEQGPFDCLLHKLYGDDWKRQLREFAAANPNAAVLDSPEAIERLHNRISMLQVVSELRIECRCSGETFGIPKQIVIYDKETLFDRQAWETLKFPVIAKPLVADGSAKSHKMALVFSHDGLNKLKPPIVLQEFVNHGGVIFKVYVVGERVRCVKRKSLPDVSEEKKVSDEVLSFSQVSNLAANQTIDDSYYEMMHLGDTEMPPLSFVTDIARGLRKVMKLNLFNFDVIRDSRYGNRYLIIDINYFPGYAKMPGYEAVLTDFFCDVLCKKTEEDGTAGAIAEESAGSERCWQGCDDSRSIVSGSFCGDGDEGNLQVSSLGMEEKESSVQV, encoded by the coding sequence ATGGCGGAAGGAGAAGAACGAGGAGGAGAAGGGAAGAGGAGATTCCGCATAGGTTACGCGCTCGCACCGAAGAAGCAGCAGAGCTTCATCCGCGACTCGCTCGTTTCCCTCGCCCGCTCGCGCGGTATCGACCTCGTAAGGGTCGACACAAATCTACCATTGTCGGAGCAGGGTCCATTCGATTGCCTCCTCCACAAGCTATACGGCGACGACTGGAAGCGCCAGCTGAGGGAATTTGCGGCGGCGAACCCTAATGCGGCGGTTCTTGACTCGCCGGAGGCGATCGAGCGGCTCCACAACCGGATTTCGATGCTGCAGGTGGTTTCGGAGCTGAGAATCGAGTGCCGCTGCAGCGGTGAGACATTTGGAATCCCGAAGCAGATCGTGATCTACGACAAAGAAACACTGTTCGACCGGCAGGCGTGGGAGACGCTGAAGTTTCCGGTGATCGCTAAGCCGCTCGTCGCCGACGGCAGCGCCAAGTCGCACAAGATGGCGTTGGTGTTCAGCCACGATGGCCTCAACAAGCTGAAGCCACCGATCGTTCTGCAGGAGTTCGTTAACCACGGCGGCGTCATCTTCAAGGTGTATGTTGTCGGCGAGCGCGTGAGATGCGTGAAGAGGAAGTCCCTCCCCGACGTCTCCGAAGAGAAGAAGGTCTCGGACGAGGTCCTCTCGTTCTCTCAGGTGTCGAATTTGGCGGCGAACCAGACTATTGATGACAGTTACTACGAGATGATGCATTTGGGTGATACCGAGATGCCGCCGTTGAGCTTTGTCACGGACATTGCTCggggattgaggaaggtgatgaagCTGAACCTCTTTAATTTTGATGTCATTAGGGATTCCCGGTATGGGAATCGGTACCTTATTATTGACATCAATTACTTCCCAGGGTATGCAAAAATGCCTGGCTATGAGGCTGTCTTGACAGATTTTTTCTGTGATGTGTTGTGCAAGAAAACCGAAGAGGATGGCACAGCGGGTGCCATTGCGGAGGAAAGTGCCGGTTCGGAGAGGTGTTGGCAGGGTTGTGATGATTCAAGGTCCATTGTGAGCGGTAGTTTTTGTGGAGATGGGGATGAGGGTAACCTTCAAGTTTCAAGTCTTGGCATGGAAGAGAAAGAGAGTTCTGTTCAAGTATGa